In Oscillospiraceae bacterium, the genomic window CCGCTGCACCCGGAGATGGTTCCAGAAACGCTCGTCCATCTGCTTTTCGGTGTCTAGCGTAATCAAGGCACTGACAATGGTGCTTTTCATCGTGATCTCGTATGCCATGGTGCAAGTTGGCTTTGGAAAATCGGCTTCAATGCTGTTCAGGAACTCAGAAAACTCCCGGACAGCCCGGTTGCTCACATCGTTCATACGTCCTCCTTTATGCTACTGCCAGCACCATCTTGTAGGCTTTGTCGATCATGGGATTGCCCTCTGCGGTGCGCAGGAACAGATTTTCGTTGTAGTTGCGAGTTTTACGGATGGGATCTGCATGGGTGGCAAAGTCGGAAACAGCGTTCACGAACCGCCAGCCATTCTTACCGACCCACTCCAGATCGGGTGCATTATAATAGCGAGCCTTCAAATCTTCCTGCAAGCGCAGGTTGTTCTTCCGCTGGCCATCGGTCAGATCTTCAGTGACAGGGAAAAACTCGTTGATAAACTCCTGCACCTTGCGATCAGACAGCTTGATGGTGGTCAGCTCATGGATGCCCTTGCCCAGTTCCCCCATATAGCTGTTGGCAAGCTGTAAGGTTTCACGAGCATCTTGCACCCGGAGCAGAACGTTTTCGGTATGGCGAGCAGTCCAGATGCGCTTTGCCGTGCCCAGAGCCAGATTCAGGGTGTTCTGGCAGACCACACGAACCGGGGTCATGGCTACTTTCACACCAGAACTGCCATCGTGACTGTTGAAGAACACAAGATAGGGGGTCACTTCGTCTCCGGCGATAATGTACTTCTCCGGCAGCTTTGCCAGCATCCAGACCTTCTTGCCGCCCTGCAAAGAACCGGCAGTTTCATAAGTAACGCCCTCACCCAGCAGGTCATCGGTGAACTGAAATGCTTCTTCGTTCTGCACAATGCGGTAGCGGTCGGACACCACACCCAGAACAGCATCATCGGTGCTGCGGACATTCGCCCGATAGCCGGGGATCATAGCACCCGTGCCGGAGTAGATGCTGCGGCTTTCCACCTGCCAATCCAGACCAGCCAGCTCCAAGGCTTCACAGCTTGCAGGGGCATCCATGATGATACGGCCAAGGCCGTGCCAGGGGGTCTCACGGACAGAGAACATGGCTTCAACATTTGCGGACATAGTAAAATCTCCTTTTTGATTTTCTTTCGTTAGTTTTTCTTTTCGACTTCTTCAGCAATCAGCACGAGGACTTCAACAAGAACCGTGCCAACCTCTTTGACGATTTCGGACCAAAAGTTCATAAGGCTTTCTCCTTTCTGCGCAGCTGCGCATTAAAATACGATGGTAATAATGATAGTGATGGTGCGGAATAACAAAATGCTCACCTCCAGACATAAAAATAGCCCCTGAGTCTTTCGACTCAGAGGCTTCGGATTCACTATTATTATATCTGGGTGAGATTTTTTGAATTGCTTGATTATGCGTTTGATTTTGAAAATGACTGCCGCACTTTCGGATAAAACGATGTGCAACAGCCTTTTTTTGTAATATTGATTTCCGTGCAGCTATCCTGCAAGGCAGGCCGGAAAATGCAGTTTTGCCTTGCGCCACAAACAGACAGCAGATCCTTGAAGGCTGGATGATTTGGATAATCTGGTGGGACAATACGAACCGTTATAAAGACCGGAACGATCAAAGACAGCGCAAACAAATTAGACCCACCAGATCAGCTGGTGGGTCTAATTGCTTTTTACCTTCTTATTTTACACCTTTTGGCCATCCAGTACGGAGTGAAACGTTAGTCTTTTATCCAGCAGGCTGCCGATAAAGGAGATACCTTTGCCCATGGTGCAGGCGGCGACCACAGTGCCGATGCCCAGACCGCGGATAGCACCAACGCCCACAAAAGTGATGACAGCGGTGGTGATCAGACAGGTCAGATCAAAGGTGATCTTGACCCGGGCGTAGGGGAGCTTTGTGATGTCCGCCATCTCCCGGGGGAACAGATCGGTGGGGGTGATGGGCAGGCCGCAGCGGTTGCCCAGCGAGATGCCGAAGCATAGGATCAGGTAGCTCAGTACAAAGTAGAGCACCCGCATGGGGATGTTCAGGGGCAACGCGTCGATGAACGGCTTTTCAAGATCCATCAATTTGCCGAACACAAAGCCGACCACAAAGCTGAACAGGTAGCTGGGCATGAACTTCCGGCGCAGCAGCATCAATACCAGCACCAGCAGGCCCTGAAACATGTATGTCCATGTGCCTAGCGTCAGCTGGGGGAACACCTGTTGGAAGCCGTAGGGCACACTGGATATGGCCGAAATGCCGGAACCAGAGTGCAGCATCAGCAGCACACCGGCGCTGTTCATGATGACCATAGCGATCAGTGCAAGCTCACCGCGGACTGCAAGTTTATTGGATTCGGATTTCATGGGCTG contains:
- a CDS encoding DUF3848 domain-containing protein, encoding MNDVSNRAVREFSEFLNSIEADFPKPTCTMAYEITMKSTIVSALITLDTEKQMDERFWNHLRVQRNILDFLYALWLDDDRTLVDEFSTILKDLVEYDFSIAEEQMKVRLNIA
- a CDS encoding DUF945 domain-containing protein translates to MSANVEAMFSVRETPWHGLGRIIMDAPASCEALELAGLDWQVESRSIYSGTGAMIPGYRANVRSTDDAVLGVVSDRYRIVQNEEAFQFTDDLLGEGVTYETAGSLQGGKKVWMLAKLPEKYIIAGDEVTPYLVFFNSHDGSSGVKVAMTPVRVVCQNTLNLALGTAKRIWTARHTENVLLRVQDARETLQLANSYMGELGKGIHELTTIKLSDRKVQEFINEFFPVTEDLTDGQRKNNLRLQEDLKARYYNAPDLEWVGKNGWRFVNAVSDFATHADPIRKTRNYNENLFLRTAEGNPMIDKAYKMVLAVA
- a CDS encoding DUF6198 family protein, producing the protein MKSESNKLAVRGELALIAMVIMNSAGVLLMLHSGSGISAISSVPYGFQQVFPQLTLGTWTYMFQGLLVLVLMLLRRKFMPSYLFSFVVGFVFGKLMDLEKPFIDALPLNIPMRVLYFVLSYLILCFGISLGNRCGLPITPTDLFPREMADITKLPYARVKITFDLTCLITTAVITFVGVGAIRGLGIGTVVAACTMGKGISFIGSLLDKRLTFHSVLDGQKV